The stretch of DNA CTTCGCGATGCCCGCGACGCTGATCGGGCTGTCCACCGTCGGGAGGCGGCCGAGGCGCGGGTGGTCGAGCTCCGGCAGGAGACCGTTCGCGCGGAGCTGCGGATCGCTCGCGACCTCGGCGTAGGTCGGGATGATCGCGAACGGGAGGTCGTGCGCCTCGAGCCGCGCCCGCCAGTGCGCCGCGTCCGCCGACGCGAAGATCGCGTCGAGGCTCGCGATCAGCTCCCGGGCGTGGGCGCGGCGCGCCGCGGAGTCGGCGAAGCGTGGATCCGTCATGAAGTCGGGACGCTCGACGGCCCGGCAGAAGCGCGGCCAGAGCTTCTCCGGATTGACGAGGGCGAGCTTCAGCATCCTGCTGTCGCGCGTCCGGTAATAGACGGCGCCGAAGCTCCGCGCCTGCGCGCGCGGGAGCTTGGGCGGGAACGTGGCGCCGCAGAGCTCGGCCTGGATGTTCCAGGCGTTCGCCCACGCGCCCGCGGCGAGGAGCGACGTGCCGACCTTGAGGCCGCGGCCGGTGCGCTCGCGGGCGAAGAGGGCGAGCGTGACGGCGCCGAAGAGCGCGAGCGCGGTCGGGTGATCGCCCGCGCCGCCGGCGAGCTGGCCGAGCGTGCCCTCGGGCGTGAGCAGGCTGGTCTCGAGCCCGGAGCGCGCCCAGTAAACGACCGTGTCGTAGCCGGGCTTGTCCGCCTCCGGCCCCGACTCGCCGAATCCCGACCCGTTCGCGTACACGAGGCGCGGGTTGAGGGGCGCCAGATCCTCCCAGCGGAGCTTCAGCTTCTCGAGCGCGGCGCGGCGGAAGTTCGTCAGGAAGACGTCGGCGGTGCCGGCGAGCCGATGGAGGGCGGCGACGCCGTCGGCGTCCCTCAGGTCGAGCGCGACGCCCTTCTTCGAGCGGTTGTCCACGAGGAAGCAGTAGGGCGTCTCGGAGTCGGGCAGCGTGGGGAGCTCGTGCATGCGCCGGTTG from Candidatus Methylomirabilota bacterium encodes:
- a CDS encoding CoA transferase gives rise to the protein MTRGLLDGIRVVEAASMVLVPSAAAMLADFGAEVIKVEPPEGDYNRRMHELPTLPDSETPYCFLVDNRSKKGVALDLRDADGVAALHRLAGTADVFLTNFRRAALEKLKLRWEDLAPLNPRLVYANGSGFGESGPEADKPGYDTVVYWARSGLETSLLTPEGTLGQLAGGAGDHPTALALFGAVTLALFARERTGRGLKVGTSLLAAGAWANAWNIQAELCGATFPPKLPRAQARSFGAVYYRTRDSRMLKLALVNPEKLWPRFCRAVERPDFMTDPRFADSAARRAHARELIASLDAIFASADAAHWRARLEAHDLPFAIIPTYAEVASDPQLRANGLLPELDHPRLGRLPTVDSPISVAGIAKTPPTAPPELGEHTVEVLRALGYTEPEVRRLLERGVAIQAPPR